From Salvelinus namaycush isolate Seneca chromosome 27, SaNama_1.0, whole genome shotgun sequence, the proteins below share one genomic window:
- the LOC120022517 gene encoding acyl-coenzyme A thioesterase 1-like, protein MGPHPAVLDLYTFGRGLSETRASLLANRGFVVFTVSLYGYEDNPKNVTKIHLEYFEEAIQFLKNQPQVCGSGVGLLSLSKSGDLALSIATFVPGIAATVWINGCNANAMIPLHNKGTVIPPLMIDTKRVFATKSGALNVKYVINDPMAVENQATLIPIERANGRFLFVAAEDDQNWDSCYFADQAMQQLKRHGKDNYESVFYPGAGHYLETPYMPFCPSSIHGVIGKPVVWGGMPRSHAAAEVELWRRIQEFFRTNLANDSNLSKAKL, encoded by the exons ATGGGTCCACACCCAGCTGTTTTAGACCTATATACATTTGGAAGAGGTCTATCTGAAACTAGAGCTTCTCTTCTTGCCAACAGAGGCTTTGTGGTCTTTACAGTGTCATTATATGGGTATGAGGATAATCCTAAAAACGTGACCAAGATCCATCTGGAGTATTTTGAGGAGGCGATTCAGTTCTTGAAAAATCAGCCGCAG GTTTGCGGCTCTGGAGTAGGTTTGTTATCACTGTCCAAAAGTGGTGATCTAGCACTGTCCATTGCCACTTTTGTGCCAGGCATCGCTGCTACCGTATGGATCAATGGCTGCAATGCCAATGCCATGATTCCTCTTCACAACAAAGGCACAGTCATACCTCCCCTAATGATTGATACCAAAAGAGTCTTTGCTACCAAGTCAGGGGCCTTAAATGTCAAATATGTCATTAATGACCCTATGGCAGTGGAGAATCAGGCAACACTCATCCCAATTGAGAGAGCCAATGGAAGGTTTCTCTTTGTTGCTGCAGAGGATGACCAAAACTGGGACAGTTGTTATTTTGCAGATCAGGCAATGCAACAACTGAAGCGTCATGGGAAGGATAATTACGAGTCAGTATTTTACCCTGGGGCAGGACACTACTTAGAGACACCGTACATGCCCTTCTGCCCGTCCAGTATTCATGGTGTTATCGGAAAGCCTGTGGTGTGGGGAGGTATGCCCAGGTCCCACGCAGCAGCAGAGGTCGAACTttggaggaggattcaggagttCTTTAGAACTAACCTGGCAAACGATAGCAACTTGAGTAAAGCCAAGTTATAA